Genomic DNA from Macadamia integrifolia cultivar HAES 741 chromosome 6, SCU_Mint_v3, whole genome shotgun sequence:
GCTACAAACGGATTGCAGTTTGAGAGTGAGGACTCAAAGGCTCTCCTAGATGAGATCAGACAAGAGCTGAATTATGAGAAACACCTGAATGACAATCTTCGTTTGCAACTACAAAAGACACAAGAGTCCAACTCTGAGTTGCTTCTAGCTGTGCAAGACCTAGATGAGATGTTGGAGCAGAAAAATAGGGAAATATGCATTCTTTCTAACAAGGTGGCTACCAGTGAGAAAGCTGAAGAGTTGCAAGCGATATCCAGAAAGGAAagggatgatgatgaagaacaaTGGGCACTGGAGGTACTACTAAAAGGTCATGATGATTCTAAGGAGGTATATTATCTTGAGCAAAAGATTGTAGATCTGTATAGTGAAATAGAGGTCTACAGGAGAGATAGAGATGAGTTAGTGATGCAAACAGAACAGCTTGCCCTGGACTACGAGATTCTGAAACAAGAAAACCACGATATTTCTTCAAAGCTAGAGCAAAGTCGACTGCAAGAACAATTGAAGACGCAATATGATTGCTCAGCCTCTCTGGTCACTATAAATGAACTTGAAGCCCAGGTTGAaaatttggagaaagaactcAAGAAGCAGGCGcaagaattttcaatttctctGGCTTCTATAAATGAACTGGAATCCCAGGTCAACAGGCTAGAGGAAGAGCTTGTGAAGCAGGCGCAAGGATTCGAAGCTGATCTGGATGCCGTGATACATGCCAAAGTTGAGCAGGAACAAAGGGCCATCCGAGCAGAAGAGGCCTTAAGGAAGACAAGATGGAATAATGCCAACACAGCAGAGCAGCTTCAGGAAGACTTTAGACGGCTATCCATACAAATGGCATCCACATTTGATGCAAATGAGAAGCTGGCAAAGAAAGCACTGAAAGAAACTGGTGAACTGCGTCTGCAGAAAGGCCATCTGGAAGAAATGCTTGAGAAAGCCAATGAAGAGCTCACTTTTATTAAAGATGAATATGAAGCAAAACTGGTAGAACTTTCAAAAGAAGTGAATTTGAAAACAGAAAAGGCAGAGCAGATGCGGTTTCAACTAGATGATACATCCACAAAGCTTGAACAGCAAAAGAAGTACGAGAAAGAAAGATCTGATGCTTTCACAAGGGAAATCATAAATCTCAGAGCTGAGATAGAGAGGCTCACAAGAGATCTCAATAGAATTACAAAACAGGATGAGCATCAAGAAGAATTGAGAGCTGAGATGGAACAACTGAAGGCATCAATCAACAAAACAGAGATGTTATTACAAACAGGAAATGTGAAAAGAGATGAACTGGAGAGAAGAATAGCTTCATTGACAAAGGAAGCAGAAAGATCACTGGAGGAGCTGGAGAATATGAAGTGTTTGAAggatgaaaaagagaaaatggttgGAAATCTGCAATCAGAAGTGGAGACTCTTAGAGCTCAGTATGATGACTTGAAACATTCCTTGTTTGAGGATGAGTTAGAGAAACAAAACCTTAGGAAACAGATTTTTCATCTAAGGGATAACCTAAGGAAGAAGGAGGATGCCATTACCACTATTGAAAAGAAGCTCAAAGAAAACAGTGGACAAACTCTGCCATCAGATGGGCCCAAACCGATTTCAAGGAACAATAACTCCTCTCCCAATTCTCGTGGCTCTAAAGAGATTGCTAATTTGCGTGAGAAAATCAAATTGCAGGTAAGTAAACATATCATATGAAGTGTATTCCATAAAATTTTCCATAGAACTAGTGATACATAAAGGAAGATCAAGTCTGtatcattcacccaaaaataaaaaagatcaaGTCTGTAAGACTACATAAATAAATGACAAAGATAGGAGATTAAACATCCCCCagacccccccccctccacacacacaaaaaaaaatgagaagaggaagaagatccaTTGTCATAACTTATGTTTATATATGCCTATCATTCTCTGCATAGCTACAAAATCTGAGTTGTTTCATGGCAAGTGTCGTTATGTTTATCACtgatctttctaaaaaaaaatacaaagctaTATGATTAATATAACTGAACAGTGTTAGTATGTCTCACAGGGACAGATAAAGCTAAAAGAAGATGTGCTAGAGAACTTAACCAATTCATTTCTAGAGAGGGAGAAGGATCTGTGTAACAAAATTGAAGAACTAGAAAACAGGATGGAAGAGCTCAACCAGAACAGTACAAGTTTCAGTGAAGAACAATTCCAAAAGGTAACTTTATGTATGTTGCATCATTGATGTGCTTTTGCTACTAATGTCTATTTTGAGAATATTACAGAGAATTTTGTCCCTGTTTCTGCCAGGCAACTTTGCATAAACATAGTTTGAAGAACTTTTTTGAAGTGAAAAAGGCATATCATGCATATATTGATCTTCGAAATGCCCAATTGACCTGTTAATCTTAACAATAATGGCACAACATTGGCAGTCAACTAATTACcttttcaataaaaaagaaaggcaatGTTTGAAAGTAAAGAGGCAAGGTTTAGAAATTAAGTCCTCTGACACAAACAGTTGTCAGATCCTGTTATATTTGGTGTTGGCTAAAGGAATTGTCCTGGATCTTATTTGGGTCCAATCACAGATGTCTAGAATTTATATACACAATGGCAACTTTTCTATAACTCAATCAACATGTCATCTTAAAAATACAGGAGACCAAAGATGCCAAGAAGACAAATGCAAATGCTAGCAAGATTGAAAGAGGAACAAAGTTGCTGAATTCCAAGATGTGCACTAATGCGTACATGTCTGATCAAAATGGCATTGACAAACCCATCAATAGGTAACCAATTGGCAACTGCAGCTTTAAGTTCCCCTGATTTTATAGTATCATTATCTTTGTGAAAAAATCTAGCTCAGAACATGCTTCTTAAGAAATTTCTTATGACGAGTTAATGGCTATTCCTTTCTGTCTCTACAGCAGGAGCAGAATTTCCTCAGAGAAAGAACTGCAATTCATTACTACCCAAAGTAGCGATCAAGAGAAACTTGCTGAATTGTTAAGTGAAATGGCATTACTGAAGGGGAGGAACGAATCTATGGAACAGGAGCTGAAAGACATGCAGGAAAGATACTCAGAGATAAGTCTCAAGTTTGCTGAAGTCGAGGGCGAAAGGCAACAGCTTGTAATGACTGTACGCAACCTTAAGAATGCTAAAAAGAACTAAAGCATTCGGTAAACTGGATACCATGTATTGGTGAAGGAGCTGGCTTTCCAAAGTGAAAGATCGAAGCTAAACAATGCCATCCAAGAGTTTtcggaaaatatatatatatatatatatattctttctgCTCATGTCCCCCCATCTGTACAGAACTATGAAACAGTTTTCTAGGGCAGCTAAATGTGCTCAAGTGGCAGATCCAGATTCTGAAATGCCACTGGAGTTTTTCATGAAAAGATGAAACATGTATTTTCATTATCATATTATTTTATCAGCATGCAAAAATCTAGATTTGCAAGTAACATGATAGAGAGTAATTTAAAACCACAAGAACTAAAGATGCTAGTTGTTCCTACTTCCTACACCTTTTAAGATTTTAAGAATATGGGTGAATGGTATCAAATTAGACCAACAACAGAACCGCTAAGTGCTAAAATCAGCCTTCTAGTTAATAGCGTTTCAATATCTGCAAGATTCATCATCTAACCAACTAAATAATTCTGAATTTTCTTCCTGGCAACTTTTTTATACATAAGGAAACCTATGAATACATGTCAACCTTCTGTTCTTTGACTCTGCATCTCCTTTTGGATAGCCTATATTTTTAGCAGAGTTGTCTCAATTATAGATACTTAATTAGAGTCTAATCATAATTCTTTAGACAAAAATTTCAACACTTAGCAGAGTCTCACTAGCATGGATTTAAGATATAGACTATAGGCTATCTCAAAATCATATTAGTTAATGAGGGTTACTGATGTTTTGAAGCATAATTGCAAGATCTAGACTTTTAGTGAGTTGAGTTGACATAAATGTTACTGCACACCAGAAAACATGGTTGAGCGACACGCCAGAATCTGTTTCAAGCTGATGATAAAGATAATTAACTTTACTATACTTTTATAACATGCATAACTAAAATCCAATCAAATGACCTGTAATGCAattatttggggggggggtttgaagAGCTTACCGGATCAAATGAAGCATTGCTTCCATCTCATAGTTCATTTCGTAATCTTTTCCTCAGACAATGAACATTTCCATCAGCCCAAACCAGCTTACTTTGTGTTCCATTTCCATTCCTCACAAAAGAAAGAGTCTGCAGTTGGTCAAGTGGAGAGATTTGCATGAGAACTCCAGAAACTATCCATAATTGTAAATGGGAATTCCATTGGACAAACCTGTCTTGCTCTCTTATCAGTGGGAGTACATATTGGGAGAAAGGAGGCTGAAGCCTTCACATTCTTAGATGAACTTGGTTGCACAAGTCTCTTCTGCTGCTTctgtttcattatttttttcggGTAGGTGCCTCCTTGATACCTGAAACCATCAAGGACAGATGGGCTTTTCTTAGCTACTTTTTGTACATTCCCATGGCACCCAAAACAAGAGATGGTAGCATCGCATGGAAGGGATTGTTGGTGCATCTTgcttttttccttgattctgtTAAGGAATTCCATTGTCCAGGGTGATCTCTGTTGCGGTTCTGATGAATGAATAATATGAGAGAGTGGTGTCTCAGCATATGGAAATAACAGTCCACCACCATCTTCAGTTGATCCCTTTGCTTTTCTCCCTTTCAAGAGTTCCTTTTGGCATTTCATTGGTAATGTATCCTTGTCCAACTCTAGATCCAGCTGTGCACAAATGCTTCCCTTcaacttttgattttgatccttTTGGAGACTGCAGATATCTGAGCCAAAATTGATTTCTAAGGATGCTGGCAAGCAAGTAAGATCCTTTGTGCCAAATAATGATGTTCTTGAAACTGTAGAATTTGTTGGGGTAGGATTGCACCTTATATCTTGCACTCTTGTTGAGAAATTTGTGGCGTTCGCATTGGAGAAGTCCTCCCCAAGTAATGAACTATAATTGAGGTCTATAACTTCACCTTTAAAGTCCCTGTGCAAATTCTCAAAGTCATTAccattccaatccaaatcattCATGATAGAAATATTCAAATCCTCTTTCTGTTCAGACCATTGATCACTCACAGACAAACTGGCACCCCCAACCCTATCAAATATCTCAGGACCTATGGAAGAGACATGTGAATGATATGGCTGGGACACCCTAGAAGGCTTCAGGATGCCATCTGTAGATTGATGTGGTGCATCAAAAAGCAACTCCTCCATAGGCATCTGAAATTTGTGAGCATCTATCATgtatttcctccttttcctatCACATTCAGTTTTACAGTGACTGTTTCCTGAGTCTGGAACAGAAGATACTGAAGACGAACACTGTGTCATTCCAGATTTGGACTCCTCCCGTTCCCCATATCTACACAGAGCACTAAATAGGGCAAGGCTTTCATCAGGAACATGATACTTCCAAATAGCCTGGATTCTGCAATCATGTGACCATTCAAGAAATTCAACAAGCTTGCCTCCAGTAGTAAGAATTGCATGAGCTGAGAGTGGATTAATTGACGGAAAGCTGGTAAGGAATGACTCTGCTAGGGTTTCAGATTCAAACATTTTTGGATATAGGCCTTTATTTAACTTAGTGGCATATATGATGCAGCTCATGATAATGTCATCAGTTAACTCCGACGAATATGAGCAAAAGAGTTGCAAATCTAATCCCAGGCTAGCTGCAGCAGCATACAGTGCATCTGATGAATCCATTATGCCAGCAAGAAAGCTGCTTTCACCCTCAAATATCTGAACAGAAAGACTATCCCGATTCATTTCATAAATAacaacaaataatttttcatAAATGTCATGGTACAAGTAAATAGACCAGAAAAATCATGCCGAAGGTGACAACGGACTCAAGTTTataacccccacccccaaaaaaaaaaaattttaaatacaaaaaagGGATTTAGGAGATGAAAGACTGTAGAAAAAAACCCAGAAAGCTATGTAAAAGGTTACAccatattttccattttcttgctGTAACCAATTGTACTGAACAGCACGTCCATATATATCCAAGGAATAAAAATGAGAGACAGATGTCGATATAGTAATGGcataaataagaagaaaaatactAGCATCATGAGAAGTTATGAGTATTGATCCAGCCACCCAATGCAGCAGGCCTCACAATGTAGAACAGCAAGACCCAGTGTATTGAATGATGGGATCAAGTGTCATATGCAAATACCATGTTAGTGCTAGCACTCCTCCAAATAGGAAAGACAATTATAGTCTGACCTGATTGCAGGAAGAACATAATCATTATTTACACATATGGATGTGCCTGCAGTTCAAGTTTTAATGTTTCTAAATTGGGCGCGGATACACTAGCTCAGTACTTGTTATAGACAGAAAGGAATGCAATTATCTTTAGGATAACAACGAGCCTAATTTATTTGAAGGAGTAATTTACATGATTACACAACAGATCATCTAAATAGGTTCCAGTAAAGGAAGGAGGTTCAAGTTAGTGACATGGTTAAGGACTTTTTATGGAACactaattaaatcatcaaatgattttatgaagaaaaaagaatccatAAATCATAATGCACCTgtaagcattaaaaaaaaattatgctttCCTCATATCTTTGAACAGAGGTCCTCCACTAATGTTCGTACCTCAAATGACTAACAGTTGGGAAAATACTAACCTCAATTAAACTCAATCACCTTATGTCAtttctcttcaattttttgTTCAAGGTCTATCTTGTATAGGTACTCAAATTGGATTGTAATGActgatttttgtttcatttgaaACCTGATTTTCTGCAATTCAAGTCATGGTCCAAACCACATTTAGTGATAGCCTGGTAGGGAAGTTCCAGTTTTTATATTTACTCTGTCTGTGCCACTCAATTGAGGGGTTATCACTTCCTAAAAGCATTATCGGTGTTCAGAGCAGCACTTATGTCTGTATCCATAAAGTATAGCTTTGGAAGTAGTTAGAACCAGATAGTTGAGTATCTCAGTAATTGGTTaagaaaattaccaaaatgcaaCTGCTGAAAGAAAAACTCAATGATGTCAAAACATCTGTAGCAATGTGCTCGACATACAA
This window encodes:
- the LOC122082309 gene encoding intracellular protein transport protein USO1-like isoform X1, whose translation is MFKSPKWRSEKNKIKAVFKLQFQATQVPQLGWETLMVSMVPVDVGKPIAKLEKVVVKDGTCRWENPIYETIKFVQDPKSGKLNQKIYQFLVSNGSSKSGLLGEVSLDFADYAEAIKPSSVSLPLKTSDTGAVLQVTIQRMHEANDQREVKENGDVSLKSQDRSLRSKFINDDTDEGRINNSTEDGPFEKTTFPSRESRGNLRAFLGSDAISASGSESSSGRNTPRELGLKNKNTCQDPTSVLSSLSHSSDPRKTIVNAVMANHQEHRRSNTEWSVSSAPDGSLDGSTSSEDALLKERESQASDISIEKLKGELVVLARHVEVSELELQTLRKQIVKEGRRGQELSREVVSLKEERDELRRECEQLKASQKHFEAAKATNGLQFESEDSKALLDEIRQELNYEKHLNDNLRLQLQKTQESNSELLLAVQDLDEMLEQKNREICILSNKVATSEKAEELQAISRKERDDDEEQWALEVLLKGHDDSKEVYYLEQKIVDLYSEIEVYRRDRDELVMQTEQLALDYEILKQENHDISSKLEQSRLQEQLKTQYDCSASLVTINELEAQVENLEKELKKQAQEFSISLASINELESQVNRLEEELVKQAQGFEADLDAVIHAKVEQEQRAIRAEEALRKTRWNNANTAEQLQEDFRRLSIQMASTFDANEKLAKKALKETGELRLQKGHLEEMLEKANEELTFIKDEYEAKLVELSKEVNLKTEKAEQMRFQLDDTSTKLEQQKKYEKERSDAFTREIINLRAEIERLTRDLNRITKQDEHQEELRAEMEQLKASINKTEMLLQTGNVKRDELERRIASLTKEAERSLEELENMKCLKDEKEKMVGNLQSEVETLRAQYDDLKHSLFEDELEKQNLRKQIFHLRDNLRKKEDAITTIEKKLKENSGQTLPSDGPKPISRNNNSSPNSRGSKEIANLREKIKLQGQIKLKEDVLENLTNSFLEREKDLCNKIEELENRMEELNQNSTSFSEEQFQKETKDAKKTNANASKIERGTKLLNSKMCTNAYMSDQNGIDKPINSRSRISSEKELQFITTQSSDQEKLAELLSEMALLKGRNESMEQELKDMQERYSEISLKFAEVEGERQQLVMTVRNLKNAKKN
- the LOC122082309 gene encoding intracellular protein transport protein USO1-like isoform X2; the encoded protein is MFKSPKWRSEKNKIKAVFKLQFQATQVPQLGWETLMVSMVPVDVGKPIAKLEKVVVKDGTCRWENPIYETIKFVQDPKSGKLNQKIYQFLVSNGSSKSGLLGEVSLDFADYAEAIKPSSVSLPLKTSDTGAVLQVTIQRMHEANDQREVKENGDVSLKSQDRSLRSKFINDDTDEGRINNSTEDGPFEKTTFPSRESRGNLRAFLGSDAISASGSESSSGRNTPRELGLKNKNTCQDPTSVLSSLSHSSDPRKTIVNAVMANHQEHRRSNTEWSVSSAPDGSLDGSTSSEDALLKERESQASDISIEKLKGELVVLARHVEVSELELQTLRKQIVKEGRRGQELSREVVSLKEERDELRRECEQLKASQKHFEAAKATNGLQFESEDSKALLDEIRQELNYEKHLNDNLRLQLQKTQESNSELLLAVQDLDEMLEQKNREICILSNKVATSEKAEELQAISRKERDDDEEQWALEVLLKGHDDSKEVYYLEQKIVDLYSEIEVYRRDRDELVMQTEQLALDYEILKQENHDISSKLEQSRLQEQLKTQYDCSASLVTINELEAQVENLEKELKKQAQEFSISLASINELESQVNRLEEELVKQAQGFEADLDAVIHAKVEQEQRAIRAEEALRKTRWNNANTAEQLQEDFRRLSIQMASTFDANEKLAKKALKETGELRLQKGHLEEMLEKANEELTFIKDEYEAKLVELSKEVNLKTEKAEQMRFQLDDTSTKLEQQKKYEKERSDAFTREIINLRAEIERLTRDLNRITKQDEHQEELRAEMEQLKASINKTEMLLQTGNVKRDELERRIASLTKEAERSLEELENMKCLKDEKEKMVGNLQSEVETLRAQYDDLKHSLFEDELEKQNLRKQIFHLRDNLRKKEDAITTIEKKLKENSGQTLPSDGPKPISRNNNSSPNSRGSKEIANLREKIKLQGQIKLKEDVLENLTNSFLEREKDLCNKIEELENRMEELNQNSTSFSEEQFQKETKDAKKTNANASKIERGTKLLNSKMCTNAYMSDQNGIDKPINRSRISSEKELQFITTQSSDQEKLAELLSEMALLKGRNESMEQELKDMQERYSEISLKFAEVEGERQQLVMTVRNLKNAKKN